One Nitrospira sp. DNA window includes the following coding sequences:
- a CDS encoding DUF898 family protein, translating into MTTSAVYDKTNHDASGITCHRCQTRYHIRDVRRLTYASRSTCRACGARFAMVTPTPATVTGQQPIHSLDDLPTPPAPDHQRNQSTLHGAFRGAGGTLLGMQIVNVCLTLVTLGVYHFWGKAKIRRYLFSHTAFGNDRFAYHGTGKELYQGFLKAMLVFGLPYFSLGAAHTFLELPSWIDLLSQALAGLVLFLYVPVAMVNARRYRCTRTSWRGIRFSFRGRTTDFLKLYLRGWGFTVLTLGNYYPYFQTQRQAFFHAHTYFGNQRFGFTGHGSALMLPFAVTLISTYVVLGLCGLAFTFQLTNAALALLLIPFVLGPLWIRMLGLKQKYCWDHTTFGEARFSSSITWQKLFTLYLGNLGLLLVTVGWAWPWVTVRNARFFIGTLSLQGPVDLDRVLQDTAQSSVTGEGLSNLLDTGFDMDS; encoded by the coding sequence ATGACCACCTCGGCCGTATACGACAAGACCAACCACGACGCTTCCGGCATCACCTGCCACCGCTGCCAAACCCGGTATCACATCCGTGACGTGCGGCGATTGACGTATGCCTCTCGCAGCACCTGCAGGGCATGCGGCGCGCGTTTCGCGATGGTCACACCGACACCGGCGACCGTTACCGGACAGCAGCCGATCCACTCACTCGACGATCTTCCCACTCCACCCGCTCCCGACCACCAGCGCAATCAGTCGACCCTGCACGGGGCCTTTCGCGGCGCGGGCGGCACCCTGCTGGGCATGCAGATCGTGAATGTCTGCCTGACACTCGTTACGCTGGGGGTCTATCATTTTTGGGGGAAAGCGAAAATACGCCGCTATCTGTTCAGTCACACGGCGTTTGGCAACGACCGCTTCGCCTACCACGGGACCGGCAAAGAACTCTACCAGGGCTTCCTCAAGGCCATGCTGGTGTTCGGGCTGCCCTATTTTTCATTGGGAGCCGCGCACACCTTTCTTGAACTTCCCAGCTGGATCGACCTGCTGTCGCAGGCCCTGGCCGGCCTCGTCCTGTTTCTCTATGTGCCGGTCGCCATGGTCAACGCCCGCCGTTACCGCTGCACACGCACGTCGTGGCGTGGCATCCGGTTTTCGTTTCGAGGGCGCACCACGGATTTCCTGAAGCTCTATCTTCGCGGGTGGGGATTCACGGTCCTCACGTTGGGCAACTACTATCCCTACTTCCAAACCCAGCGCCAGGCGTTTTTCCACGCGCATACCTACTTCGGTAATCAACGCTTCGGGTTTACCGGCCACGGCTCGGCCCTCATGCTCCCCTTCGCCGTCACCTTAATTTCCACGTACGTCGTGCTGGGCCTCTGCGGCCTGGCGTTCACGTTCCAGTTGACGAATGCCGCGTTGGCACTGCTGTTGATTCCCTTCGTGCTCGGTCCACTGTGGATCCGGATGTTGGGACTGAAGCAGAAATATTGTTGGGATCACACCACATTCGGCGAAGCCCGCTTCTCATCCAGCATCACCTGGCAGAAACTGTTCACGTTGTATCTGGGCAATCTCGGACTTCTCTTGGTGACAGTGGGATGGGCTTGGCCTTGGGTCACCGTTCGTAATGCCCGCTTCTTCATCGGAACGCTCTCGTTGCAAGGCCCCGTGGATCTCGATCGGGTGTTGCAAGACACTGCCCAGTCATCGGTGACCGGAGAAGGTCTCTCGAACCTCCTCGACACCGGGTTCGACATGGACTCTTGA
- the gcvP gene encoding aminomethyl-transferring glycine dehydrogenase, protein MPESHFLESNDTFVPRHIGPTEADIQAMLATLNLSSLESLVEATVPSDIRLQSPLTLPPPRGEQEVLAELREIAQQNQVWRSLIGMGYYDCITPPVIQRNILENPGWYTQYTPYQAEIAQGRLEALVNFQTMVADLTGLPLANASLLDEATAAAEAMTMCAAISRAAGHERHKFFVSENCHPHTIAVVQTRAEPLGIVLQIGAIQSMDLSKGEFFGMLLQYPSSDGYVGDYSEFITRAHANGVYVVVATDLLALTLLRSPGECGADVAVGSSQRFGVPLGFGGPHAAFMATKEEFRRQMPGRIIGVSKDVTGRLAYRLSLQTREQHIRREKATSNICTAQVLLAVMAGMYAVHHGPVGLRRIAERLHGLTMVLAEGLRRHGCAIGLEPVFDTLRVPLSPGQSDTILNRARQQKINLRRYDDHSLGLSLDEWSSLEEVRRLLAIFIGQDMSEEELRTILESVDVRYPAGLARTSPYLTHPVFHRYHAEHELLRYIHRLQSKDLSLVHSMIPLGSCTMKLNATAEMLPVTWPEFGRLHPFAPADQTQGYQILFRQLESWLADVTGFAGISLQPNAGSQGEYAGLMVIRAYHRQRGETQRDMCLIPVSAHGTNPASATLCGMTVVPVACDQRGNVDLTDLEAKATQHRSRLAALMVTYPSTHGVFEEGIRRMCQIVHTHGGQVYMDGANMNAQVGLCRPADLGADVCHLNLHKTFCIPHGGGGPGMGPIGVASHLVPFMPGHPVTQLGGPQSIGPVSAAPYGSPSILTISWVYIALMGREGLTKATQVAILNANYMAKRLEKHYPVLYNGARGFVAHEFILDLRPLKDSSGVEAMDVAKRLMDYGFHAPTVSFPVAGTLMIEPTESEAKAELDRFCDALIAIRGEIQAVAEGRQPRTGNVLKQAPHTASAVIADAWGRPYSREEAAFPAPWVRENKFWPSVGRIDEAYGDRHLFCTCPPVDAAS, encoded by the coding sequence ATGCCGGAATCTCACTTTCTCGAATCGAATGATACCTTTGTGCCCCGCCATATTGGCCCGACGGAGGCCGATATCCAGGCGATGTTGGCGACCCTGAATCTCTCCTCCCTGGAGTCCCTTGTCGAGGCCACGGTTCCTTCGGATATTCGGTTGCAGAGTCCTCTGACGCTCCCGCCTCCGCGCGGCGAGCAGGAGGTGCTGGCAGAATTGCGCGAGATCGCCCAACAGAATCAGGTCTGGCGCTCCCTGATCGGCATGGGCTACTACGACTGCATCACGCCGCCGGTGATCCAACGCAACATTCTGGAGAATCCCGGTTGGTATACGCAATATACCCCGTATCAGGCCGAGATCGCCCAGGGGAGACTCGAAGCCCTGGTGAATTTTCAAACGATGGTCGCGGATCTGACCGGATTGCCGCTGGCCAACGCCTCATTACTCGATGAAGCGACTGCCGCGGCGGAAGCGATGACCATGTGCGCAGCCATTTCGCGTGCGGCAGGGCACGAGCGGCACAAGTTTTTCGTGTCGGAAAATTGCCATCCGCATACCATCGCGGTGGTGCAGACGCGCGCTGAACCGTTGGGAATCGTGCTACAGATCGGCGCGATCCAGTCGATGGATTTGTCGAAGGGGGAGTTTTTCGGCATGCTGCTCCAGTACCCGTCGTCGGACGGTTACGTCGGGGACTACAGCGAATTTATCACCAGGGCACATGCCAATGGCGTGTATGTCGTGGTCGCCACCGACTTGCTCGCGTTGACGTTGTTGCGCTCACCGGGAGAATGTGGCGCGGATGTGGCGGTGGGCTCCAGCCAGCGGTTTGGTGTGCCGTTGGGATTCGGAGGGCCCCATGCCGCATTCATGGCGACCAAGGAGGAATTTCGCCGGCAAATGCCAGGCCGCATCATCGGGGTGTCGAAAGACGTCACAGGGCGTCTGGCCTATCGCCTGTCGCTTCAAACACGAGAACAGCACATCCGTCGCGAAAAGGCGACCAGCAATATCTGTACGGCGCAGGTGCTCCTGGCGGTCATGGCGGGTATGTATGCCGTCCATCACGGCCCGGTAGGGTTGCGGCGGATTGCCGAACGCCTCCATGGGTTGACCATGGTCTTGGCTGAAGGGTTACGCCGTCACGGGTGCGCAATCGGGCTTGAGCCGGTGTTCGACACCTTGCGAGTTCCGCTGTCGCCGGGACAATCGGATACGATCCTGAATCGGGCGCGTCAGCAGAAGATCAATCTCCGCCGATACGATGACCATAGTCTGGGCCTGTCGTTGGATGAGTGGAGCAGCCTGGAGGAAGTCCGTCGGTTACTGGCCATCTTCATCGGACAGGACATGTCCGAAGAAGAACTTCGTACGATCCTCGAGTCTGTGGATGTCCGGTACCCTGCCGGACTTGCTCGCACCAGTCCCTACCTGACTCATCCGGTGTTTCACCGGTACCATGCTGAGCATGAATTGCTGCGATACATCCATCGTCTCCAATCCAAGGACCTGTCCTTGGTGCACTCGATGATTCCTCTGGGTTCCTGCACGATGAAGCTGAATGCGACGGCCGAAATGCTCCCCGTGACCTGGCCAGAGTTCGGACGGTTGCATCCGTTTGCCCCTGCCGACCAAACTCAGGGCTACCAGATCTTGTTCCGGCAGTTGGAGTCGTGGCTGGCCGACGTGACCGGCTTTGCCGGGATCTCGTTGCAACCCAATGCCGGTTCGCAGGGCGAATATGCGGGGCTGATGGTGATTCGCGCCTATCATCGTCAACGGGGGGAGACCCAACGCGATATGTGTCTGATTCCGGTGTCGGCGCACGGCACCAATCCGGCCAGCGCGACACTCTGCGGCATGACGGTGGTGCCGGTCGCCTGTGACCAGCGTGGCAACGTGGATTTGACCGATCTTGAGGCGAAGGCCACGCAGCACCGTAGTCGCTTGGCGGCGCTCATGGTCACATACCCCTCCACCCATGGGGTATTCGAGGAAGGCATTCGCCGCATGTGCCAGATCGTGCATACCCATGGGGGACAGGTATACATGGATGGCGCCAACATGAATGCGCAGGTCGGACTGTGCCGGCCGGCCGATCTGGGGGCCGATGTCTGCCACCTGAATCTTCACAAGACCTTTTGTATCCCACATGGCGGCGGCGGACCTGGCATGGGGCCGATTGGAGTGGCCAGCCATCTCGTGCCGTTCATGCCGGGGCATCCGGTGACACAGTTGGGCGGGCCGCAGTCGATCGGACCGGTGTCGGCGGCTCCGTACGGTAGCCCGAGCATCCTCACGATCTCCTGGGTCTACATTGCGTTGATGGGGCGGGAAGGGCTCACCAAGGCTACGCAGGTGGCGATTCTGAATGCCAACTATATGGCGAAGCGGTTGGAGAAGCACTACCCGGTGCTTTATAACGGAGCCCGGGGATTTGTCGCGCATGAGTTTATTCTTGATCTCCGGCCACTCAAAGACAGCAGCGGCGTCGAAGCGATGGACGTGGCGAAACGTCTCATGGACTACGGATTCCATGCGCCCACCGTGTCGTTCCCCGTGGCTGGGACCTTGATGATCGAGCCGACCGAGAGTGAGGCTAAGGCGGAGCTTGACCGGTTCTGCGACGCGTTGATCGCGATTCGAGGGGAAATCCAAGCCGTCGCCGAAGGGCGACAGCCACGTACGGGAAATGTCTTGAAGCAGGCTCCGCACACCGCGTCGGCGGTCATCGCCGACGCGTGGGGACGGCCCTATTCGCGTGAAGAGGCGGCGTTTCCCGCCCCGTGGGTTCGCGAGAACAAGTTTTGGCCGAGTGTGGGTCGGATCGATGAAGCCTATGGCGACCGCCACCTCTTTTGCACTTGCCCGCCGGTGGATGCTGCTTCCTAG
- a CDS encoding nucleoside hydrolase — MLNTPPLKVIIDTDPGVDDALAILLALASPELDVVGITTVCGNVPVGQGTKNLFRVLNQVKPPSGLLVGQGAARPLEEDLMTAMQVHGQDGLGELDDIVTPGGMPRYPSVRLPQTLPTAQDVWSECVRRYPGEVTLITLGPLTNVAVGLKVNPLTVQKFRAVVAMGGAIGVPGNISPVAEFNMYVDPHAAHRAFHASLPLTLVPLDVTTRVGLTRPGLAAWVAGSAHPVGRLVADMTCKAFDFAEGVEGHGLLYFHDPVAILAAVDASLMRTEALHVDIEMIGRVSRGTTVADRRPRKPEEKAAPNMQVAVDIDVDRALHLLRTRLCPWSS; from the coding sequence ATGCTGAATACGCCTCCCCTGAAAGTCATCATTGATACGGATCCCGGTGTTGATGACGCGCTGGCCATATTGCTCGCGTTGGCGTCGCCGGAATTGGACGTGGTGGGCATTACCACAGTCTGCGGAAACGTGCCGGTCGGGCAAGGGACAAAAAATCTGTTTCGTGTGCTGAACCAGGTGAAGCCCCCGTCTGGTCTGCTGGTTGGGCAGGGTGCCGCCCGTCCACTGGAAGAAGACCTGATGACGGCGATGCAGGTCCACGGCCAAGATGGGCTTGGTGAACTGGATGATATCGTGACCCCGGGTGGCATGCCGCGGTATCCGTCTGTCCGGCTGCCTCAGACGCTGCCTACGGCGCAGGACGTATGGAGTGAATGTGTTCGACGATATCCGGGTGAGGTGACGCTGATCACGCTGGGACCATTGACGAACGTGGCCGTGGGCTTGAAGGTGAATCCATTGACCGTACAGAAATTCCGTGCGGTGGTCGCGATGGGGGGAGCGATCGGTGTTCCCGGCAATATTTCTCCGGTGGCTGAATTCAATATGTATGTCGATCCCCATGCCGCGCATCGAGCGTTTCATGCGTCACTTCCCTTGACGCTCGTGCCGCTGGATGTGACGACTCGTGTCGGCCTGACAAGGCCCGGATTGGCAGCGTGGGTCGCGGGATCCGCCCATCCGGTCGGCCGTTTGGTGGCTGACATGACCTGCAAGGCCTTTGACTTCGCGGAGGGAGTTGAGGGGCATGGGTTGCTCTACTTCCATGACCCGGTCGCGATTCTGGCTGCCGTTGACGCCTCACTGATGCGCACCGAAGCGCTGCATGTCGATATTGAAATGATCGGACGCGTGTCGCGTGGCACGACGGTTGCCGATCGGCGACCGCGAAAGCCCGAGGAAAAGGCGGCTCCCAACATGCAGGTCGCGGTCGATATCGATGTCGATCGGGCCTTGCATCTCCTCCGCACCCGACTCTGTCCATGGTCGTCGTAA
- a CDS encoding FAD-binding protein yields the protein MITHDILIVGAGLAGMRAAIAVPPDVNVALLSKVHPVRSHSVAAQGGINAAIGAEDSWEAHAYDTAKGGLYLGDQDAIEAMCKEAPQDILELERMGVIFSRTADGRIAQRPFGGAGYPRTCYAADRTGHALLHAMYEQLMKRRCKVYEEWYVTALLVEEGRCCGVVAWDVVHGGLQVLRAKAVILATGGSGRIFSTSTNAVINTGDGMALAYRAGIPLEDMEFVQFHPTTLKDTGILITEGARGEGGYLLNTLGERFLKRYAPEQMELATRSTVSLAIGQEIQEGRGVDGCVLLDLRHLGRAKILERLPQIRELAMEFAGLDPIETPIPIRPGAHYQMGGVKANAWGETDLPGLFVAGECACVSVHGANRLGGNSLLETIVFGRRAGIRAAESIRDCHLPPITQSHLEDEVQRVKRLFTNPGPERAWQIRDDLGKTMSLNLGIFRTKASMQEAHQAIQDLKRRAQQMCVQDKGHIFNTDLIQAFELQCLLDIAETIVVSAVSREESRGAHYRADFPTRNDKTWLRHTISRRHSDGPQLSYIPVTITRFPPA from the coding sequence ATGATCACCCATGACATTCTCATTGTCGGAGCAGGACTCGCCGGCATGCGCGCGGCGATTGCGGTCCCGCCCGATGTCAATGTCGCGCTTCTTTCCAAGGTTCATCCGGTCCGCAGCCATTCCGTCGCCGCGCAAGGCGGGATCAATGCGGCGATTGGTGCGGAAGACTCGTGGGAAGCGCATGCCTATGATACAGCCAAGGGCGGCCTCTATCTCGGGGACCAAGATGCCATTGAAGCGATGTGCAAGGAAGCCCCGCAGGATATCCTCGAATTGGAGCGCATGGGCGTGATCTTCAGCCGCACCGCCGATGGGCGGATCGCGCAACGGCCGTTCGGGGGAGCCGGCTATCCGCGCACCTGTTACGCGGCCGACCGCACGGGCCATGCCTTGTTGCACGCCATGTACGAACAACTGATGAAGCGGCGCTGCAAGGTCTACGAAGAGTGGTACGTCACAGCCTTGCTCGTCGAAGAAGGCCGCTGCTGTGGAGTGGTTGCCTGGGATGTCGTCCATGGCGGGTTACAGGTGTTGCGCGCAAAGGCTGTGATTCTGGCCACCGGAGGGAGCGGGCGCATCTTCTCCACCAGCACCAATGCCGTGATCAATACCGGTGATGGCATGGCCTTGGCCTACCGGGCGGGCATTCCGCTGGAAGACATGGAATTCGTCCAGTTTCACCCCACTACGTTGAAAGACACCGGCATCCTGATTACGGAAGGCGCGCGTGGAGAGGGCGGCTACTTACTGAATACGCTGGGCGAGCGGTTCCTGAAGCGGTATGCGCCCGAACAAATGGAACTGGCCACGCGCTCCACGGTCTCACTCGCGATCGGGCAAGAAATTCAAGAAGGGCGTGGCGTCGACGGCTGCGTGTTGCTCGATCTCCGCCACTTGGGGCGCGCCAAGATTTTGGAGCGCCTGCCCCAGATCAGGGAATTGGCCATGGAGTTTGCCGGACTCGATCCGATTGAAACGCCCATCCCCATCCGCCCCGGCGCCCACTACCAGATGGGGGGCGTGAAGGCCAACGCCTGGGGAGAAACCGACCTTCCAGGACTTTTTGTCGCGGGGGAATGCGCCTGCGTGAGTGTGCACGGGGCCAACCGACTGGGCGGCAACTCACTCCTGGAAACGATCGTCTTCGGCCGGCGGGCCGGTATACGGGCAGCGGAATCCATTCGTGACTGCCACCTTCCGCCCATTACCCAGTCACATCTAGAGGACGAAGTACAGCGCGTGAAGCGCCTCTTCACCAATCCCGGTCCTGAGCGGGCCTGGCAGATTCGAGACGACCTCGGGAAAACCATGAGTCTCAATCTGGGCATCTTCCGCACCAAGGCATCCATGCAAGAAGCCCATCAGGCCATTCAAGACCTCAAGCGGCGTGCTCAGCAGATGTGCGTGCAGGATAAGGGGCACATCTTCAATACCGACCTGATCCAGGCGTTTGAACTGCAGTGCCTCCTGGACATTGCGGAAACGATCGTCGTCAGCGCCGTGAGCCGGGAGGAGAGCCGGGGAGCCCACTATCGAGCCGACTTCCCCACGCGGAACGACAAAACCTGGCTTCGCCATACCATAAGCCGCCGGCACTCCGACGGCCCGCAGCTCAGCTATATCCCGGTGACCATTACGCGCTTTCCGCCGGCCTAA
- the rbsK gene encoding ribokinase produces the protein MVVVIGSSNMDLTATVDRLPARGETLLGRRFVQSFGGKGANQAVAAARAGAEVSFLSKVGTDVHGDLIEQRLQSEGLLRPVLLRDADAPTGVAMILVTDAGDNQIVVVPGSNHRLTAADVRHHAGMMADARVLLVQLEIVPDAVEEALLLAKQRGLTTILNPAPACPLSPDLLKLVDMLTPNETEVCTLTGITDPAEAAGVLALQTGGSVVVTCGDQGAWLVRGKKASHVPAFVVAARDSTGAGDAFNGALACALAEGVDLMSALERASAAGALATTSEGAQASMPEKAAIDRLCRSGIRRPRIQ, from the coding sequence ATGGTCGTCGTAATTGGCTCCAGCAATATGGATTTGACCGCGACCGTCGACCGGTTGCCGGCTCGGGGCGAAACCCTGCTCGGCCGGCGTTTTGTGCAGTCATTCGGCGGCAAGGGGGCGAACCAGGCTGTCGCAGCAGCTCGTGCCGGCGCAGAGGTCTCGTTCTTGAGCAAGGTTGGCACAGATGTGCACGGTGACTTGATCGAACAGCGCCTGCAGTCGGAGGGATTGTTGCGACCGGTACTGTTGCGTGACGCCGATGCTCCGACCGGGGTGGCGATGATTCTGGTGACTGACGCCGGTGACAATCAGATTGTGGTGGTGCCTGGGAGCAATCACCGGCTTACGGCGGCGGATGTGCGTCATCATGCAGGAATGATGGCCGATGCCCGCGTCCTCCTCGTGCAATTGGAAATTGTGCCTGACGCGGTCGAGGAGGCCTTGTTGCTGGCGAAGCAGCGTGGCCTGACGACGATACTCAATCCTGCCCCGGCCTGTCCCCTCTCCCCGGATCTTCTCAAGCTGGTGGATATGCTCACGCCCAACGAAACGGAAGTCTGTACGTTGACCGGTATCACAGACCCGGCGGAGGCCGCAGGTGTGTTGGCGCTGCAGACAGGGGGGAGCGTCGTGGTGACCTGTGGCGATCAGGGTGCCTGGCTCGTACGTGGCAAGAAAGCGAGTCATGTGCCCGCCTTTGTCGTGGCGGCGCGTGATTCCACCGGCGCTGGAGATGCGTTTAACGGTGCGCTGGCCTGCGCGCTGGCGGAAGGAGTTGACCTCATGTCGGCTTTGGAGAGGGCCAGTGCTGCAGGGGCATTGGCGACGACCAGCGAAGGGGCACAGGCCTCAATGCCGGAGAAAGCCGCGATCGACCGGCTCTGCCGGTCTGGAATCCGGCGGCCCCGCATACAGTGA
- a CDS encoding ankyrin repeat domain-containing protein, whose protein sequence is MTPATDEELIALSEPTGLPSIDLSRRVTGLVVAVLACLLNYVLLFAVSLWMFGQIKTIHDPYEIDALLLSPLVLQANGWTPLHLAAARGDLPLVTTLLDNGASIDQLNGNRRTALYEAAKRGRTEVVTLLLDRGANPNARGKSGYTPLLVAAEHGHAETITVLLSLGADHRVLCTCGDSALHRAVRNGHLAATQILLAQGISVNRKSHGETALEIAQHDGDQELIDLLRAHGGRDFSQAKAYRAEGVAYQKKGQPNNALFAYAKALSLDPDDDETYYGRGTALLQKDEPDEALIAFEAAIRLNPTYFEAYHATASVHTARQQWGQALALWDQFLARQPQHGRAHFERAVVKRAQGDSTGFLEGLQRACSLGHEAAC, encoded by the coding sequence GTGACGCCAGCAACCGATGAAGAACTGATAGCCCTATCGGAACCAACCGGGCTTCCGTCGATCGATCTGTCGCGTCGGGTCACAGGTCTCGTCGTGGCGGTCCTGGCCTGCCTGTTGAACTATGTCCTGCTATTCGCCGTGAGCCTGTGGATGTTCGGCCAGATCAAAACCATTCACGATCCCTACGAGATCGACGCGCTGCTCCTCTCGCCGCTGGTCCTACAGGCTAATGGGTGGACACCGCTGCATCTCGCCGCGGCGCGAGGGGATCTTCCGCTCGTCACCACGCTGCTGGACAACGGCGCCTCCATCGATCAACTCAACGGCAACCGTCGCACCGCATTGTATGAAGCCGCAAAACGAGGGCGGACGGAAGTCGTCACGCTGCTGTTGGATCGCGGCGCGAATCCCAATGCCAGGGGGAAATCAGGCTATACCCCGCTGCTGGTCGCAGCGGAACACGGACATGCGGAGACGATCACCGTGCTGCTGTCCCTCGGCGCAGATCATCGAGTCCTCTGCACCTGTGGAGATTCGGCCCTGCACCGGGCCGTCCGGAACGGCCATCTGGCTGCCACGCAAATCCTCCTTGCGCAAGGCATCTCGGTGAACCGGAAGAGCCATGGTGAGACGGCTCTTGAAATTGCACAACACGATGGAGACCAGGAGTTGATCGATCTCCTGCGCGCACACGGTGGACGAGATTTCTCCCAAGCAAAAGCCTATCGTGCGGAGGGTGTCGCCTATCAGAAGAAGGGACAACCCAACAACGCGCTGTTTGCGTATGCCAAAGCGTTGAGCCTCGATCCAGACGATGACGAAACCTACTACGGCCGCGGAACCGCCCTGCTCCAAAAGGATGAACCCGACGAAGCGCTCATCGCATTTGAAGCCGCCATTCGCCTCAACCCCACCTACTTCGAGGCCTATCACGCAACGGCCTCCGTGCACACCGCACGCCAACAATGGGGCCAGGCCCTCGCCCTGTGGGATCAATTCCTCGCACGACAACCACAGCATGGCCGGGCACACTTCGAACGGGCCGTCGTCAAACGGGCCCAAGGCGACAGCACCGGCTTTCTGGAAGGCTTGCAACGAGCCTGCTCCTTAGGACACGAGGCGGCTTGTTGA
- a CDS encoding mismatch-specific DNA-glycosylase — MSKRQLLPDHLVPDLRILFVGINPGLRSAAVRHHYAGPSNRFWKLLYEAELVPEPLSYRDDARLPHWGLGLTNLLSRPTAGLADLTAQELAGGRHALRRKICRYRPRIVALLGITLYPALFPREAKPSRHSPGLQTLTVGQAGIVLLPNPSGRNAAYTYQAMLNAFRLLARVAAAAPPWTIG, encoded by the coding sequence ATGTCAAAACGACAACTCCTACCCGACCATCTGGTACCGGACTTGCGGATTCTCTTCGTAGGCATCAATCCAGGATTGCGTTCAGCCGCAGTGAGGCACCACTACGCCGGTCCGTCGAACCGGTTCTGGAAATTGCTCTATGAGGCAGAGTTAGTACCTGAACCGCTGAGCTATCGAGACGACGCACGGCTTCCACACTGGGGACTGGGACTCACAAATTTACTCTCACGCCCCACCGCGGGACTCGCCGATCTGACCGCACAGGAGTTGGCGGGCGGCCGGCACGCGTTGCGACGGAAAATTTGCCGCTATCGCCCGCGAATCGTCGCATTGCTCGGCATAACGCTCTATCCAGCCCTCTTCCCGCGTGAAGCGAAACCATCGAGACACTCCCCAGGTCTGCAAACGCTCACGGTCGGTCAAGCCGGTATCGTGTTACTTCCGAATCCGAGCGGACGGAATGCCGCCTATACCTATCAGGCGATGCTGAACGCATTTCGGTTGCTGGCACGAGTGGCCGCCGCCGCGCCACCCTGGACAATCGGATAG
- a CDS encoding M48 family metallopeptidase: MPTPRPAQYLDGRTAMRHPVTLIVTPGALRIVMADGSSRQWPYDQIRQTQGAYHGEPVRLEFGPEPCEALVVATPAVLTDIHATAPGVARHLHNPTKRKARLCWTFGAALGVVFILIGLYRWGIPGLASAIAPYVPVSWEESLGHQVVDRLAPKAQQCRDPERLQKLDRIAQTLAATRPAAPYRITLSVIDNPGINAFAAPGGQVILLRGLLERTSSPEELAGVLAHELQHVYQRHTTKAILEQTTGTLLLTAISGDLSGGLAWGLEGARTVGALHYSRSHEREADMEGLRMMQAAHVNPAAMVAMYERMQHDDPDHPEPPEFLSTHPDMKERVTTLVAMADPSPAESQQLLPEENWTDIRSLCRLRDQGPVTSASLDLP; this comes from the coding sequence ATGCCCACTCCCAGGCCCGCCCAGTATCTGGATGGCCGCACCGCGATGCGGCACCCGGTGACCCTCATCGTGACCCCTGGCGCTCTGCGAATCGTGATGGCCGATGGCAGCAGCCGCCAATGGCCTTATGATCAGATCCGCCAAACCCAGGGCGCCTACCACGGCGAACCGGTCCGGCTGGAATTCGGGCCGGAGCCTTGCGAGGCACTCGTCGTCGCCACTCCTGCGGTCTTAACCGACATCCATGCGACCGCACCCGGTGTCGCGCGCCATCTGCACAATCCAACCAAGCGGAAGGCACGTCTCTGCTGGACCTTTGGAGCCGCGTTGGGCGTGGTGTTCATTCTGATCGGCCTGTACCGCTGGGGTATTCCAGGCCTTGCGTCCGCCATAGCGCCCTATGTGCCTGTCAGCTGGGAAGAATCCTTGGGACACCAGGTCGTCGACCGTCTCGCACCAAAGGCTCAGCAATGCCGAGACCCCGAGCGGCTGCAAAAGCTGGATCGGATTGCGCAGACGCTCGCGGCCACACGCCCGGCGGCCCCATACCGGATCACCCTGTCCGTCATCGACAACCCCGGCATCAATGCGTTTGCCGCTCCAGGCGGGCAGGTGATTCTGCTTCGTGGGCTCCTAGAACGCACCAGCAGCCCGGAAGAACTCGCCGGCGTGCTCGCACACGAACTCCAGCATGTGTATCAACGTCATACCACCAAGGCCATCCTCGAACAGACCACCGGTACACTGCTCCTCACAGCCATCTCGGGCGACCTGTCGGGAGGGTTGGCCTGGGGCCTTGAAGGGGCACGTACGGTGGGAGCCTTACACTACAGCCGCTCTCACGAACGGGAAGCCGACATGGAAGGGCTGCGCATGATGCAAGCGGCCCATGTGAATCCGGCCGCCATGGTCGCGATGTATGAACGCATGCAGCACGATGATCCGGACCATCCCGAGCCCCCGGAGTTTCTCTCCACCCACCCGGACATGAAGGAACGGGTGACCACCCTTGTTGCCATGGCCGACCCTTCGCCGGCCGAATCACAACAACTGCTTCCAGAAGAAAACTGGACTGACATACGATCGCTGTGCCGGCTGCGCGACCAGGGCCCCGTCACATCTGCCTCACTCGATCTTCCCTGA